Proteins from a genomic interval of Rhodococcoides fascians A25f:
- a CDS encoding cytochrome P450 — MSTTESTETTSRGCPVVNFNHYQPMPFGEKIELYDKLRDEAPVYRNEFANGHYIVTRYDDILAVYQEPETFSNEAVTVFNPNPTYRWIPEMLDGDEHLQWRKQLGPHFSPKAISRLEEKVRDRAVSLIHDIAKRGRCDFMADFAFQYPSFIFLELMGLPFEDLDQFMKWEHDILHFSGATAEETAERRGEATKGVTSYFATVIEQRRIEPKDDLVTKALSFEIDGKPVNDEDLGAFCLLMFMAGLDTVSATLGTIYYHLARHQDDRQRIVDDPDLIPTAIEEFVRAYAIVIPSRKVTKDTEVAGCPIAKGEMISLPLNLATRDNSVYPDAKEVKIDRSPNNHIGFGAGPHRCLGSHLARRELKIALEEWHKVIPNYRLVEGSEVPSESGAQLGPSGNVILEWDV, encoded by the coding sequence ATGAGCACTACAGAATCGACCGAGACCACCTCCAGGGGCTGCCCGGTGGTCAATTTCAACCACTACCAGCCGATGCCCTTCGGCGAAAAGATCGAACTGTACGACAAGCTTCGCGACGAGGCACCGGTGTACCGAAACGAGTTCGCCAACGGGCACTACATCGTCACCCGCTACGACGACATTCTGGCCGTATATCAAGAGCCGGAAACGTTCTCGAACGAAGCCGTAACCGTGTTCAATCCGAATCCTACCTACCGGTGGATTCCCGAGATGCTCGACGGTGACGAGCATCTGCAGTGGCGCAAGCAGCTCGGACCGCATTTCTCGCCGAAGGCCATTTCCCGCCTGGAAGAGAAGGTTCGCGACCGAGCCGTGTCGCTGATTCACGATATCGCCAAACGGGGTCGCTGTGATTTCATGGCAGACTTCGCCTTTCAGTACCCGTCCTTCATCTTCCTCGAACTCATGGGCCTACCGTTCGAGGACCTCGACCAATTCATGAAGTGGGAGCACGACATCCTGCACTTCTCCGGTGCCACCGCCGAGGAGACCGCCGAGCGCCGCGGTGAAGCGACGAAGGGTGTCACCTCGTACTTCGCGACAGTGATCGAGCAGCGACGAATCGAACCCAAAGACGATCTCGTCACCAAGGCGTTGTCGTTCGAGATCGACGGAAAGCCGGTCAACGACGAGGATCTGGGTGCATTCTGCCTGCTGATGTTCATGGCAGGCCTCGATACCGTCTCGGCCACGTTGGGGACCATCTACTACCATCTGGCTCGACACCAGGACGATCGTCAACGCATCGTCGACGATCCCGATCTGATTCCGACCGCTATCGAGGAGTTCGTCCGCGCGTACGCGATCGTCATTCCTTCGCGCAAGGTCACCAAGGACACCGAGGTCGCAGGGTGTCCGATCGCCAAGGGCGAAATGATTTCCCTGCCATTGAATCTCGCTACCCGAGACAACTCGGTCTATCCCGATGCCAAGGAGGTCAAGATCGACCGAAGCCCGAACAACCATATCGGTTTCGGTGCGGGACCTCACCGTTGTCTCGGCTCTCACCTCGCGCGTCGCGAGCTCAAGATAGCCCTCGAGGAATGGCACAAGGTGATCCCGAACTACAGGCTCGTCGAGGGCTCCGAGGTGCCGAGCGAGTCCGGTGCTCAGCTCGGTCCCAGCGGAAATGTCATTCTGGAATGGGACGTCTGA
- a CDS encoding ABC transporter permease, translating to MSETVAPLDASQTSTEPPARPRKRFAHSFRTSRPLVLLRRNIPAMTALVFLLFVGFLAVFGDAIAPFDPNAQDLGNSLSGPTAQNWLGTDIYGRDEYSRLLSSASVTMLAVIQAVGVAALIGIPTGLFAGVTGGWIGGLFSRFSDALQALPPLILAIAIIGIFGPGLTNAMVAIGLVMAPSLFRLARGAAESIATETYIEAARALGCGRGRMLWSHVLPNASSPLLVQLSFSAGVAIVAEASLSFLGLGVQPPQTSWGSMVREAFDNVYSSPGTIVAPALMIVLTVLAFSTLGDGLRDALEGSATVTEKA from the coding sequence ATGAGCGAAACCGTCGCTCCCCTCGATGCTTCGCAGACGTCCACCGAGCCGCCCGCACGGCCCCGTAAAAGGTTTGCGCACTCGTTCCGTACGTCGAGACCACTCGTGTTGTTGCGCCGCAACATTCCGGCGATGACGGCGCTCGTGTTTCTGCTGTTCGTCGGTTTTCTTGCCGTGTTCGGAGATGCGATCGCTCCGTTCGACCCCAATGCGCAGGATCTCGGAAACAGCCTCTCGGGTCCGACCGCGCAGAATTGGCTCGGCACCGACATCTACGGCCGCGACGAATACAGCCGGCTGCTCTCGTCCGCCAGCGTCACGATGCTGGCCGTCATTCAGGCAGTGGGGGTAGCCGCGCTGATCGGCATTCCCACCGGGCTGTTCGCCGGGGTGACGGGCGGGTGGATCGGCGGACTCTTCAGCCGGTTCTCCGATGCCCTCCAAGCTCTGCCCCCGCTGATTCTCGCCATAGCCATCATCGGCATCTTCGGACCCGGACTGACCAATGCCATGGTGGCGATAGGGCTCGTCATGGCTCCCTCGCTGTTCCGCTTGGCCCGCGGGGCCGCAGAGTCGATCGCGACCGAAACGTACATCGAAGCTGCCCGCGCACTCGGTTGTGGGAGAGGACGCATGTTGTGGAGCCATGTTCTGCCCAACGCGTCCTCCCCGCTGCTCGTGCAACTGTCGTTCTCCGCCGGCGTGGCCATCGTTGCCGAGGCGAGCTTGAGCTTCCTCGGACTCGGTGTCCAACCGCCCCAAACTTCCTGGGGTTCGATGGTGCGCGAAGCTTTCGACAACGTCTACAGCTCCCCCGGAACGATCGTGGCACCTGCTCTCATGATCGTTCTGACCGTCCTCGCCTTCTCGACATTGGGCGATGGGCTTCGTGACGCCCTCGAGGGCTCGGCCACGGTGACCGAGAAAGCCTGA
- a CDS encoding ABC transporter substrate-binding protein, whose product MARRSFRRWTIVAAVATLSVALVACGGSSSTAPGASDENLVADPNGAIRVGFVIPPAPLNPHKVASDIGAYAYLAPVYDRLTQMVSGESGAELAPMVATEWEFAPDGLSATFTLRDDVTFSDGAKLDAAAVKANIDHALQTPDSTAKTYLSVISGAEVVDSTHVVIRTTRPASDLPYVLSGASGSLISPAALDNPDLDVNPVGSGPYTATSVKVGDSVTYERRDGYWDPTAQQAKSLTITGIVDDNARLNALRSGQIDIAYSPVTSYNQSSKLGAGFGFFSYPEANVYSLQLNTGKPNVDNVKFRQALNYAVDREGISASLTADQCVPNGQPLAPERVGHLDTPPVEYSHDPQKARDLLAEAGIENASLSVVIPTGLSLQEGLASALQAQFREVGIDMQIQQGDPATSSAEYAQGAYDGYVQSRTPLPASNQSLARFYLNSRGFPGPISSGVQDAVLASYDPNIEDAARDADIEQAAAVATGDALDVFICAVPTQFAYSDKVIDIDSMGVSNFQGIFDLRYVGIAAK is encoded by the coding sequence ATGGCTAGAAGATCTTTCCGACGGTGGACAATCGTCGCAGCAGTGGCAACGCTGAGTGTGGCTCTCGTTGCGTGCGGAGGTAGCAGTTCCACTGCGCCAGGGGCATCGGACGAGAACCTGGTGGCGGATCCGAACGGCGCAATCCGTGTGGGTTTCGTGATCCCGCCGGCACCGCTGAACCCGCACAAGGTGGCATCGGATATCGGAGCGTACGCATACCTCGCTCCCGTCTACGACCGGTTGACACAGATGGTGTCGGGGGAGAGCGGTGCCGAACTCGCACCGATGGTGGCCACGGAGTGGGAGTTCGCTCCCGACGGGCTGTCGGCCACGTTCACCCTTCGTGACGACGTCACGTTCTCCGACGGAGCGAAACTTGACGCAGCCGCGGTGAAAGCCAACATCGATCATGCGCTGCAGACCCCCGATTCGACTGCCAAGACGTACCTGTCGGTGATCTCGGGGGCCGAGGTGGTCGACTCGACCCATGTCGTGATCCGCACGACGCGACCGGCTTCGGACCTGCCGTACGTGCTCTCGGGCGCGTCCGGATCCCTGATCAGTCCAGCAGCTCTGGACAACCCGGACTTGGACGTCAATCCGGTCGGGTCGGGTCCTTACACCGCGACTTCGGTCAAGGTCGGCGATTCGGTCACGTACGAGAGACGTGACGGATACTGGGATCCGACTGCACAACAGGCCAAGTCGCTCACCATCACCGGGATCGTCGATGACAACGCCCGGCTCAATGCACTGCGATCAGGACAGATCGACATCGCCTACTCGCCGGTGACCAGTTACAACCAGAGCAGCAAGCTGGGGGCGGGATTCGGCTTCTTCAGCTATCCCGAAGCGAACGTCTATTCGCTCCAACTCAACACGGGCAAGCCGAACGTCGACAACGTGAAATTCCGTCAAGCACTCAATTACGCAGTCGACCGGGAGGGGATCAGTGCTTCCCTGACCGCGGATCAGTGCGTCCCGAACGGACAGCCGCTTGCGCCCGAGCGCGTCGGACATCTCGACACACCTCCCGTCGAATACTCCCACGATCCGCAGAAGGCCCGAGATCTACTGGCGGAAGCCGGGATCGAGAACGCGAGTCTGAGTGTCGTCATTCCCACCGGATTGTCGCTGCAAGAAGGCCTGGCGTCGGCGCTTCAGGCGCAGTTCCGTGAGGTCGGCATCGATATGCAGATCCAGCAGGGTGATCCCGCCACCTCCAGCGCGGAGTATGCGCAGGGTGCCTACGACGGCTACGTTCAGTCTCGGACGCCTTTGCCTGCGTCGAACCAGTCGCTCGCTCGCTTCTACCTCAACTCCCGTGGATTCCCAGGACCGATTTCCTCCGGAGTGCAGGATGCGGTTCTTGCGTCCTACGACCCCAATATCGAGGACGCCGCACGAGACGCCGACATCGAGCAGGCAGCTGCCGTGGCCACCGGAGATGCACTCGATGTCTTCATCTGCGCTGTGCCTACCCAGTTCGCGTACAGCGACAAGGTCATCGACATCGACTCGATGGGTGTCTCGAACTTCCAAGGTATCTTCGACCTGCGTTACGTGGGTATAGCCGCGAAATGA
- a CDS encoding sugar phosphate isomerase/epimerase family protein, which yields MNARISVSGLCFPTLDLVTTLDVLRSVEAGRTTLQARKFRSLGWELGIDAVASSGIEVAGLVASYPETVGDRSTWSEIRADLIETVDAAVVLGAPMVYNVTGPMLDTGRQASFEAYAELVEPVVSHANAVGVALAVEPTLPSFAWVSFVHSLADVEDLDSRTGLGVCLDLRHVWNEPTLQAYLERNIGRVALVQIGDTIDGSDGPEAAVPGDGIIPLADRIERIEKAGYQGVYDLELAGPLIDAEGHIASVRRGVALLESIL from the coding sequence ATGAACGCACGTATATCTGTCAGTGGCCTGTGCTTTCCGACGCTCGATCTCGTGACGACGCTCGATGTCCTGCGCAGTGTCGAGGCCGGTCGAACCACGTTGCAGGCGAGAAAGTTCAGGAGTTTGGGCTGGGAACTGGGGATCGACGCTGTTGCGTCCTCGGGAATCGAGGTCGCCGGGCTTGTCGCGAGCTACCCCGAAACCGTGGGCGATCGTTCGACGTGGTCGGAAATCCGTGCCGATCTGATCGAGACGGTCGACGCTGCAGTGGTTCTCGGTGCGCCCATGGTCTACAACGTCACTGGTCCGATGCTCGATACAGGCAGGCAGGCTTCGTTCGAGGCATACGCAGAACTCGTCGAACCGGTCGTATCGCACGCGAACGCGGTCGGTGTGGCGCTGGCTGTGGAGCCGACGCTGCCGTCTTTTGCATGGGTGTCTTTCGTCCATTCACTGGCCGACGTCGAGGATCTGGACTCTCGAACCGGCCTCGGAGTCTGCCTCGACCTCCGGCACGTATGGAACGAGCCTACGCTGCAGGCTTATCTCGAACGCAACATCGGCCGCGTCGCCCTGGTTCAGATCGGCGACACCATCGACGGCAGCGACGGCCCTGAAGCTGCCGTACCCGGTGACGGGATCATTCCGCTCGCGGACCGCATCGAACGAATCGAGAAGGCCGGCTACCAAGGGGTGTACGACCTCGAACTAGCGGGACCGCTGATCGACGCGGAGGGCCATATCGCCTCGGTCCGCCGCGGTGTGGCTTTACTGGAGAGCATCCTCTAG
- a CDS encoding ABC transporter permease encodes MTTLLARRLLSAIPLLLFLSFFVYLLVDLMPGDAATNLAGDSASPADIEALRAQLGLDEPLVVRYVDWLGNVFTGDFGTSLYSSQSVAQILLERIPVTLSLAVVTMVLVIVIGLPLGIFAAMRANSLADRALTAFAGVAMAVPPFIIGLALVIGLAISAPIFPATGYIPLADGLVPWLQHLFLPAIAIAAISIAEVARQTRAAVVDTLGKDFIRTARAKGLRTSGIVGKHALKVAGVPIVTVLGLQVNRVLAGAVTVEFVFALPGLGTLAVNSVFTRDIPVILGIVMIMAVAIVVINLVVDMASAYLNPRVRV; translated from the coding sequence ATGACCACCTTGCTAGCGAGACGCCTCCTCTCTGCGATCCCACTTCTACTGTTCCTGAGCTTCTTCGTCTATCTACTCGTCGATCTGATGCCGGGAGACGCTGCAACCAACCTTGCCGGTGACAGTGCGTCGCCTGCCGATATCGAGGCGCTGCGCGCGCAACTCGGCCTCGACGAGCCCTTGGTGGTCCGATACGTCGATTGGCTGGGAAATGTGTTCACAGGCGACTTCGGCACGTCGCTGTACAGCTCGCAGTCGGTGGCACAGATTCTCCTCGAACGCATTCCGGTGACCCTGTCCTTGGCCGTGGTGACAATGGTGTTGGTGATCGTCATCGGACTGCCGCTGGGGATCTTCGCAGCCATGCGAGCGAACTCGCTGGCGGACCGGGCGCTGACCGCCTTTGCCGGCGTCGCCATGGCCGTGCCTCCCTTCATCATCGGGCTGGCGCTGGTGATCGGACTGGCAATTTCTGCGCCGATATTTCCAGCCACCGGTTACATCCCGCTCGCAGACGGACTCGTGCCGTGGTTGCAACACCTCTTTCTGCCGGCAATCGCGATCGCCGCGATCTCGATTGCGGAAGTCGCCCGCCAGACCAGAGCCGCCGTGGTCGACACCCTCGGCAAGGACTTCATCCGGACCGCGCGGGCAAAGGGACTTCGCACGAGCGGGATCGTGGGAAAGCATGCGCTCAAAGTCGCCGGCGTTCCGATCGTCACCGTGCTCGGACTTCAGGTCAATCGCGTGTTGGCCGGTGCCGTCACCGTCGAATTCGTCTTCGCCCTTCCCGGACTCGGCACTCTCGCAGTCAATTCCGTCTTCACCCGTGATATTCCGGTCATCCTCGGCATCGTCATGATCATGGCCGTCGCGATCGTGGTCATCAATTTGGTCGTCGACATGGCGTCCGCGTATCTGAACCCACGGGTCCGAGTCTGA
- a CDS encoding ABC transporter ATP-binding protein, whose product MTALLEVEGLHKSFPTARNMFGRVTERAAVTKDVSFTVSAGETLGIVGESGAGKSTIGRQVLRLIEPDSGTVRFDGRDVGELKGKELLAFRRRAQMIFQDPFSSLDPHMTIRNAVGEPLTIHFGIKGEERDRRVVEMLERVGMRADQLDKYPREFSGGQLQRIAIARALTLDPDFIVCDEPVAALDVSIQAQVLNLLLDLQTERGLSYIFISHDLSLIRFLAHRVLVMYQGEIVESGTAEQLFERPEHPYTKSLVAAVPDPRSRRRTTSAPREDVQGR is encoded by the coding sequence ATGACAGCTCTCCTCGAAGTCGAGGGACTTCACAAGAGTTTTCCGACCGCCCGCAACATGTTCGGCCGAGTGACCGAACGCGCGGCGGTGACCAAGGACGTGTCGTTCACCGTCTCCGCCGGAGAAACTCTCGGCATCGTCGGGGAATCCGGAGCAGGTAAATCCACCATCGGCCGTCAAGTCCTGAGATTGATCGAACCCGATTCGGGCACAGTTCGATTCGACGGGCGCGACGTCGGTGAGCTGAAGGGTAAAGAGCTTCTGGCCTTCCGCCGTCGAGCCCAGATGATCTTCCAGGATCCCTTCAGTTCCTTGGATCCACACATGACCATTCGCAACGCTGTGGGCGAACCCCTCACCATTCACTTCGGAATCAAGGGCGAGGAACGGGATCGACGAGTTGTGGAGATGCTCGAGCGCGTCGGTATGCGGGCAGACCAGCTCGACAAGTACCCCCGCGAGTTCTCCGGTGGGCAGCTGCAGCGCATTGCCATCGCGCGCGCGCTCACACTCGATCCAGACTTCATCGTATGCGATGAACCGGTAGCGGCACTGGACGTTTCGATCCAGGCTCAGGTTCTCAATCTCCTGCTCGACCTTCAGACCGAGCGTGGCCTGTCCTACATTTTCATCTCACACGATCTGTCACTGATCAGATTTCTCGCTCACCGAGTCCTCGTCATGTACCAGGGCGAAATAGTCGAATCGGGAACGGCCGAGCAGCTCTTCGAGCGACCCGAGCACCCGTACACCAAGTCACTGGTCGCAGCAGTTCCCGACCCACGATCGCGACGGCGAACGACGAGCGCGCCGCGAGAGGATGTGCAGGGAAGATGA
- a CDS encoding ABC transporter ATP-binding protein: MAGSGTAHLRGEDVLLSVENLEVEYRTKGGTFKAVGGISFDVERGETLGIVGESGCGKSTTGRAVLRLDPIVGGRIRYNGEWIEEVSEKRMRLLRREMQMIFQDPVASLNPRRSVKDIVVEGLAIGGTPSEERARASRSVLGQVGLSGARFAEMVPRQLSGGQAQRVAIGRALALNPRLLICDEPVSALDVSVQAQILNLLETLKKEFDLTVVFIAHDLGVVRTVSDNVLVMYLGKVCEYGDSAEVYASPVHPYTRALLDSVPLTDPEKGFAGPALTGDIPSPLTPPSGCPFRTRCPSAQSRCAEDEPVMREIRPGRFAACHFPLDA, from the coding sequence TTGGCCGGTAGTGGTACTGCGCATCTGAGGGGAGAGGACGTCCTCCTCAGTGTCGAGAACCTCGAAGTCGAATACCGGACGAAGGGCGGAACGTTCAAGGCCGTCGGCGGAATCAGCTTCGATGTCGAGCGGGGGGAGACCCTCGGAATCGTCGGTGAGTCGGGATGTGGAAAATCGACCACAGGACGGGCGGTGCTCCGTCTCGATCCGATTGTGGGTGGCCGCATCCGGTACAACGGCGAATGGATCGAAGAAGTTTCCGAGAAACGAATGCGTCTGCTTCGGCGCGAGATGCAGATGATCTTCCAGGATCCGGTTGCTTCGCTGAATCCGCGGCGGTCCGTCAAGGACATCGTTGTCGAAGGCCTCGCGATCGGCGGCACCCCGTCCGAGGAGCGTGCGCGTGCATCTCGATCCGTGCTCGGTCAGGTCGGGCTGTCGGGCGCACGATTTGCCGAGATGGTTCCCCGTCAGCTGTCCGGGGGTCAAGCACAGCGCGTTGCAATCGGGCGCGCGTTGGCCCTGAACCCTCGTCTGTTGATCTGCGATGAGCCGGTGTCTGCACTGGACGTCTCGGTGCAGGCACAAATCCTGAACCTGCTGGAGACCCTCAAGAAGGAATTCGACCTGACCGTCGTGTTCATCGCCCACGACCTCGGCGTCGTACGAACGGTCAGTGACAACGTTCTGGTGATGTACCTCGGAAAGGTGTGTGAGTACGGCGATTCCGCCGAGGTCTACGCAAGTCCAGTGCATCCGTACACCCGAGCTCTGTTGGATTCGGTCCCATTGACCGATCCGGAGAAGGGGTTCGCGGGGCCGGCCCTGACCGGAGATATTCCTTCGCCGCTGACTCCGCCGTCGGGCTGTCCGTTCAGGACGAGATGTCCCTCTGCGCAGAGTCGGTGCGCCGAGGACGAACCGGTGATGCGCGAGATACGTCCGGGCCGGTTCGCCGCGTGTCACTTCCCTCTCGATGCATAA
- a CDS encoding ABC transporter ATP-binding protein, protein MATDTALSPPATATNGVLEIDALSVEFATDRGWTRVVDEVSISVPPGTTVGLVGESGSGKTVTSLAAMGLLPQRVARVSGSIKIAGREIVGLSEREMSDIRGTDVSMVFQEPRRSLSPAFTVGDQVAEVVRRHEDVSKKESVVRAIEMLDSVGIADARKRSKLYPHEFSGGMCQRVMLAIAMVCRPKLLIADEPTTALDVTVQREMLRLMKQLQHEYDVSILFITHDLGVVSEMCDRVNVMYAGQVVESTDIDGLFDEPRHPYTEGLLAAIPNARSQRTRLSAIPGAVPAPWDWPTSCRFDSRCAYAEPGRCDEHSVPLQHLSGGTAVRCLRHEELTLKGYGS, encoded by the coding sequence ATGGCAACGGACACAGCCCTCTCACCCCCCGCCACAGCGACGAACGGCGTGCTGGAGATCGATGCACTGAGCGTGGAGTTCGCCACCGATCGTGGATGGACCCGTGTTGTCGACGAAGTGTCGATCAGCGTTCCTCCCGGCACCACCGTGGGACTCGTCGGCGAGTCGGGTTCAGGGAAGACAGTGACTTCCTTGGCCGCGATGGGATTGCTGCCCCAGCGGGTGGCCCGAGTCTCCGGTTCCATAAAGATTGCCGGTCGCGAGATCGTCGGCCTGTCCGAGAGGGAGATGTCCGACATCCGCGGCACCGATGTGTCAATGGTGTTCCAGGAGCCACGTCGAAGCCTCAGCCCTGCTTTCACGGTCGGGGATCAGGTTGCTGAAGTAGTCCGTCGTCATGAGGACGTCTCCAAGAAGGAGTCCGTCGTTCGAGCCATCGAGATGCTCGACTCGGTCGGGATCGCGGACGCGAGAAAACGTTCCAAGCTCTACCCACACGAGTTCTCCGGCGGCATGTGCCAGCGAGTGATGCTGGCCATCGCGATGGTGTGTCGGCCCAAGCTACTCATCGCCGACGAGCCCACGACCGCACTCGATGTCACGGTTCAGCGAGAGATGCTCAGGTTGATGAAACAGTTGCAGCACGAGTACGACGTGTCGATTCTGTTCATCACACACGATCTCGGCGTCGTGTCCGAGATGTGCGACCGGGTGAACGTCATGTACGCCGGTCAGGTTGTGGAATCGACCGATATCGACGGCCTGTTCGACGAACCGCGACATCCCTATACAGAGGGGTTGCTCGCCGCGATTCCGAATGCACGCTCACAACGAACGCGGTTGTCGGCCATCCCCGGAGCTGTGCCGGCGCCGTGGGACTGGCCGACCAGCTGCCGATTCGATTCCCGATGCGCCTACGCCGAACCGGGCCGATGTGACGAACACTCGGTGCCCTTGCAGCACCTCTCCGGCGGAACCGCAGTGAGATGCCTCCGTCACGAAGAACTGACCCTGAAGGGTTACGGCTCATGA